CCACATCGCGCCTTGGCGGTAGTCGATCGAGGTCACGTAGCGCTCGTGCAGGGTCTCGCTCAGGATCGCCGCCTCGACCGTCGTCGATTCCGAACCGTTCCGCGCCTGCGGGTACGCAGCGACGATCTCGTGCGGCAGGCGCAGTGCGCCGACGTTGATCGCCGCCCGAGCCACGCGCACCCCTGCGCCGGCGTCGAGACCACGGCTGAAGCGCCGATCCAAGCCGACCGCGTGCGCCCAGTGAGCTTCCACGATCGTCGAACCGGCGTTCCCCGTGTCGACCATGCACTCGCCGGCCATGCCGCCGACACGGCACGGTACGAGCGGTGCGTCTTCGTCGAGCGTGAGTGGGACGCGCACTCCGGGATAGCGAGCGTGGCGCCCGCGAAGCGGCGTGAGCGTGAGCGTTCGCCGAACGGGATCGACGATCGCCGAGAACCGTTCGAAGAGCTCCAGTCCCAGCCAGCCCGCTTTCGGCGGCAGCGGACCGCGTTCGACCCTCACGAACGGATACGGGATCATGTGCGCGACGCCCTCGCGCACCACCGCCTCGCCGATCCGCAGCTCGCGCACGCGAACGAATCCGCTGCTGGTCCACGGCGCCCGCGCCGGGTTCGCCGCGAGCACGCTCAGCCCAAGCCGTCGCGCGGTCGTCGCGGTCAGGATGAAATGCCCCCCGGTGTCGAGGACGAACGGAAACGGTCCGCGTCCGTCGAGCTTGACGTCGACCAGAATCTTGTGCGCTTCGATGCGAATGGGAACCGTCGTCGAGCGCGCGCCGCGCACCATCCGAACGTCGTCCCGTTGGGGCGGCGGCGCAAACTCGACGTCGTGCACGACCGGGCGCAGCGCGATCGCACGCGTGGTCAGCGTGACGACGTCACCATCCTCCGGATACTCGATGCGCCGCACGAACGGAATCACCGCACCATCAACGTCGCGCCAGTCGGAAAA
This DNA window, taken from Candidatus Eremiobacterota bacterium, encodes the following:
- a CDS encoding PDZ domain-containing protein is translated as MRLTIFAVSVLLLLCGDRGAAAGERGGAACARAAHAAVALHGTIDMLGFLRGPFTELSDLRSGQFVRRFDVAGLGETMGSDGTTAWISDWSGTVHRYDAVHARAVAATDAWFDRRGWCAPNRLVGRLTAPALRSQGGRAFAVVQAVPRGGVPVEIWFDRRSGLPDRTILRLNEDTRVVRFSDWRDVDGAVIPFVRRIEYPEDGDVVTLTTRAIALRPVVHDVEFAPPPQRDDVRMVRGARSTTVPIRIEAHKILVDVKLDGRGPFPFVLDTGGHFILTATTARRLGLSVLAANPARAPWTSSGFVRVRELRIGEAVVREGVAHMIPYPFVRVERGPLPPKAGWLGLELFERFSAIVDPVRRTLTLTPLRGRHARYPGVRVPLTLDEDAPLVPCRVGGMAGECMVDTGNAGSTIVEAHWAHAVGLDRRFSRGLDAGAGVRVARAAINVGALRLPHEIVAAYPQARNGSESTTVEAAILSETLHERYVTSIDYRQGAMWLAPARHRADPVFNRTGLQLRRRADGAFDVTFVYAGSPAAAAGLRAGDRIVAIGGKPAPAMTPDELTAVNTAPVGTVRTYRVVSAGSNAARTVRVRLAELLP